In Rhodospirillum rubrum ATCC 11170, a genomic segment contains:
- the rlmH gene encoding 23S rRNA (pseudouridine(1915)-N(3))-methyltransferase RlmH: MKLLVAAVGRWRGGPERALFDHYVGRLKGGLAVIEVEERRPLPVAERKAREAELLLAQLPPGAFVVALDEHGEAWGSERLARELDQRRLEARPAAVFAIGGADGHGEALLARADRKLALGVMTWPHMLVRGLIAEQLYRAQCISGGHPYHRS, translated from the coding sequence ATGAAACTGCTCGTGGCGGCCGTCGGCCGCTGGCGTGGAGGGCCCGAACGGGCCCTCTTCGACCATTATGTCGGCCGGCTCAAGGGCGGTCTGGCGGTGATCGAGGTTGAGGAACGCCGCCCGCTGCCCGTCGCCGAACGCAAGGCCCGCGAAGCCGAGCTGCTGCTGGCCCAGCTTCCCCCCGGCGCCTTTGTGGTGGCGCTGGACGAACATGGCGAGGCCTGGGGCAGCGAGCGTCTGGCCCGGGAGCTTGACCAACGCCGCCTGGAGGCCCGACCGGCCGCGGTTTTCGCCATCGGCGGCGCCGACGGCCATGGCGAGGCCCTGCTGGCCCGGGCCGATCGCAAGCTGGCCCTGGGGGTGATGACCTGGCCGCACATGCTGGTGCGCGGGCTGATCGCCGAGCAGCTTTACCGCGCCCAATGCATTTCGGGTGGACACCCTTACCATCGAAGCTGA
- the rsfS gene encoding ribosome silencing factor: MAEIVETALDEDKAEEIVVIDLAGKSSFADCMVVASGRSARHVAALAERLTERLRAVGLRVKVEGLGACDWVLLDAGDVVVHLFRPEVRAFYNLEKMWGAPAPASFGALAQTDAEPADVQDSGPEGARAEWALRQING; encoded by the coding sequence TTGGCCGAAATCGTTGAAACCGCCTTGGATGAAGACAAAGCCGAGGAGATCGTCGTCATCGACCTTGCTGGGAAATCCAGCTTCGCCGATTGCATGGTCGTCGCTAGCGGGCGATCGGCCCGCCATGTGGCGGCCCTGGCCGAGCGACTGACCGAGCGCTTGCGCGCCGTTGGCCTGCGGGTCAAAGTCGAAGGCCTGGGCGCCTGCGACTGGGTGCTGCTTGACGCCGGCGATGTCGTCGTCCATCTCTTCCGGCCCGAGGTCCGCGCTTTCTATAACCTGGAAAAGATGTGGGGCGCCCCAGCCCCCGCGTCCTTTGGCGCGCTCGCGCAGACCGATGCCGAGCCCGCCGATGTCCAAGACAGCGGACCGGAGGGCGCGAGAGCGGAATGGGCGCTCCGGCAGATCAACGGGTGA
- a CDS encoding nicotinate-nucleotide adenylyltransferase, with translation MTARRGEPALGKAQAPSPWGDGRRSRIGLLGGSFNPAHQGHLHISKQALARLRLDAVWWLVTPQNPLKAARGVAPLAARLASARAVCARERHILPLALETAFGTTRTADTLDILHRRFPRARFVWLMGADNLAQLPSWHRWRHLAATTPIAILDRAPYSKEALAGLAARRLARFRHPARIAGVLADRAPPAWVFLPIRKHAASATAIRARGWTVSGPVPTDGEGNL, from the coding sequence GTGACGGCGCGCCGCGGGGAACCCGCCCTGGGCAAGGCCCAGGCCCCCTCGCCCTGGGGCGATGGCCGACGCTCGCGCATCGGCCTGCTTGGCGGATCATTCAACCCCGCCCACCAGGGCCATCTGCATATCAGCAAACAGGCCCTGGCCCGTTTGCGCCTGGACGCCGTGTGGTGGCTGGTCACGCCCCAGAACCCCTTGAAGGCCGCGCGGGGAGTGGCGCCCTTGGCGGCGCGACTGGCCTCGGCCCGCGCCGTTTGCGCCCGCGAACGCCATATCCTGCCGCTCGCCCTGGAAACCGCCTTTGGCACGACGCGGACGGCCGACACCCTTGATATCCTCCATCGCCGCTTCCCGCGCGCCCGCTTCGTCTGGCTGATGGGAGCCGATAATCTGGCCCAATTGCCCAGTTGGCACCGCTGGCGCCACTTGGCGGCCACGACGCCCATTGCGATTCTCGATCGGGCACCGTATTCTAAAGAAGCCCTGGCGGGATTGGCGGCACGTCGCCTTGCCCGCTTCAGGCATCCGGCGCGAATCGCCGGCGTGCTGGCGGACCGGGCACCGCCAGCCTGGGTGTTCCTACCCATTCGGAAACATGCCGCCTCGGCCACCGCAATCCGCGCCCGAGGATGGACCGTTTCCGGCCCCGTCCCAACCGATGGAGAGGGCAATCTCTAG
- a CDS encoding glutamate-5-semialdehyde dehydrogenase, translated as MNDAARLTTDDIPGLMIDIGRRARAAGRILALAPAAARNAALLAGAAALRAEAGAIALENAKDMSAGRAKGLTDALLDRLELTPARIEAMAKGLEDIAALPDPVGTVLAGWQRPNGLRIERVRVPIGVIGVIYESRPNVTADAGALCLKAGNAAILRGGSESFNSSRAIHRCLAAGLRAAGLPEDAIQSVPTPDRAAVGMLLTMTDFIDVIVPRGGKSLIERVSAESKVPLFKHLEGLCHTYIHAKADPQKALSVTVNAKMRRTGVCGSTETILVDRAIAATILPPLLDALAKAGCALRGDEETRAFSERVGPATAEDWDTEYLDAIVSIRVVADLDEALAHIAAHSSDHTDCILTEDAAAAERFLTEVDSAIVMHNASTQFADGGEFGMGAEIGISTGRLHARGPVGVEQLTIFKYKVRGTGQTRP; from the coding sequence GTGAACGACGCCGCACGCCTGACCACCGATGATATTCCGGGGCTGATGATCGACATCGGCCGCCGGGCCCGCGCCGCCGGCCGCATCCTGGCCCTGGCGCCCGCCGCCGCCCGCAACGCCGCCCTGCTGGCCGGCGCGGCGGCCCTGCGCGCCGAGGCCGGGGCCATCGCCTTGGAAAACGCCAAGGACATGAGCGCCGGCCGGGCCAAGGGCCTGACCGACGCCCTGCTCGACCGCCTGGAACTGACTCCGGCGCGGATCGAGGCGATGGCCAAGGGCCTGGAAGACATCGCCGCCCTGCCCGATCCCGTCGGCACGGTACTGGCCGGATGGCAGCGGCCCAATGGCCTGCGCATCGAGCGCGTCAGGGTGCCGATCGGGGTGATCGGCGTTATCTATGAGAGCCGGCCCAATGTCACCGCCGATGCCGGGGCGCTGTGCTTGAAGGCCGGCAACGCGGCGATCCTGCGCGGCGGCTCGGAAAGCTTCAATTCCTCGCGCGCCATCCACCGCTGTCTGGCCGCCGGACTGCGGGCGGCCGGCCTGCCCGAGGACGCCATCCAAAGCGTTCCCACCCCCGACCGCGCCGCCGTCGGCATGCTGCTGACCATGACCGATTTCATCGATGTCATCGTGCCGCGCGGCGGAAAATCACTGATCGAACGGGTGAGCGCCGAAAGCAAGGTGCCGCTGTTCAAGCACCTCGAAGGCCTCTGCCACACCTATATCCATGCCAAGGCCGATCCGCAAAAGGCCTTGAGTGTCACGGTGAACGCCAAGATGCGGCGCACCGGGGTCTGCGGCTCGACCGAAACCATCCTGGTCGACCGGGCGATCGCCGCCACGATCCTGCCGCCGCTGCTCGACGCCCTGGCCAAGGCCGGCTGCGCCCTGCGCGGCGACGAGGAGACCCGCGCCTTCTCCGAGCGGGTCGGTCCGGCCACCGCCGAGGACTGGGACACCGAATACCTGGACGCCATCGTCTCGATCCGCGTCGTGGCCGATCTCGACGAGGCCCTGGCCCATATCGCCGCCCATTCCAGCGATCACACCGATTGCATCCTGACCGAGGACGCCGCCGCCGCCGAGCGCTTCCTGACCGAGGTCGACAGCGCCATCGTCATGCACAACGCCTCGACCCAATTCGCCGATGGTGGCGAATTCGGCATGGGGGCCGAGATCGGCATCAGCACCGGCCGCCTGCATGCCCGGGGACCGGTCGGCGTCGAGCAACTGACCATCTTCAAATACAAGGTTCGCGGCACCGGCCAAACCAGACCATGA
- the proB gene encoding glutamate 5-kinase, with amino-acid sequence MNATAAVDAEAILGNARRLVIKIGSALLVDQGSGLVRTGWLKALAEDIAQLRAEGREVLIVSSGAIAVGRRSLHLEPGRMRLDEKQAAAAAGQIELAHAYRTVMADHAINVAQLLLTLDDSENRRRYLNARNCLETLLRLGVIPVINENDTVTTQEIRFGDNDRLAARVAQMACADALILLSDIDGLYTADPHRDPEARFIPTVTALTPEIAAMAGAALTPHGTGGMVTKLLAARICMDAGCAMAIAPGKDDHALRLLRQGGRQTWFLPAEEPRTARKAWISGALKAEGTLWVDDGAARALAAGSSLLPPGVRTVEGDFQRGAAVRVVGLDGSPLAKGLIAYPSDEARLLVGHRSGDIEALLGYRGREELIHRDDLVLDSRFRHRDEDGEGHRS; translated from the coding sequence CTGAACGCAACCGCCGCCGTCGATGCCGAGGCCATTCTCGGCAACGCCCGGCGGCTGGTGATCAAGATCGGCTCGGCCCTTCTCGTCGATCAGGGCAGCGGGCTGGTGCGCACCGGCTGGCTCAAGGCCCTGGCCGAAGACATCGCCCAGCTGCGCGCCGAAGGGCGCGAGGTGCTGATCGTCTCCTCGGGGGCGATCGCCGTCGGCCGGCGCTCGCTGCATCTGGAACCGGGCCGCATGCGGCTTGATGAAAAGCAGGCCGCCGCCGCCGCCGGCCAGATCGAACTGGCCCATGCCTATCGCACGGTGATGGCCGATCACGCCATCAACGTCGCCCAATTGCTGCTGACCCTTGATGACTCCGAGAACCGCCGGCGTTATCTCAACGCCCGCAACTGCCTGGAAACCCTGCTCCGGCTAGGCGTCATCCCGGTCATCAACGAAAACGACACCGTCACCACCCAGGAAATCCGCTTTGGCGACAACGACCGGCTGGCCGCCCGCGTCGCCCAGATGGCCTGCGCCGACGCGTTGATCCTGCTTTCGGATATCGATGGCCTTTATACCGCCGATCCCCACCGCGATCCCGAGGCCCGCTTCATCCCCACCGTCACCGCCCTGACCCCGGAGATCGCCGCCATGGCCGGGGCGGCGCTGACCCCGCATGGCACCGGCGGCATGGTCACCAAGCTTCTGGCCGCGCGCATCTGCATGGATGCCGGCTGCGCCATGGCGATCGCCCCGGGCAAGGACGACCACGCCTTGCGCCTGCTGCGCCAGGGCGGCCGCCAGACCTGGTTCCTGCCGGCCGAAGAGCCGCGCACGGCGCGCAAGGCATGGATTTCCGGGGCGCTGAAGGCCGAGGGGACCCTGTGGGTCGATGACGGCGCCGCCCGGGCGCTGGCGGCGGGCAGCAGCCTGTTGCCGCCGGGCGTGCGCACGGTCGAGGGCGATTTCCAGCGCGGCGCCGCCGTGCGGGTGGTCGGGCTCGACGGCAGCCCGCTGGCCAAGGGGCTGATCGCCTATCCCTCCGACGAGGCGCGTTTGCTCGTCGGCCATCGCAGCGGCGACATCGAGGCGCTGCTGGGATACCGTGGGCGCGAGGAACTGATCCACCGCGATGATCTGGTGCTCGACAGCCGCTTCCGGCACCGCGACGAGGACGGGGAAGGACACCGATCGTGA
- the obgE gene encoding GTPase ObgE: protein MKFLDQAKIFVKSGDGGNGCVAFRREKNIEFGGPDGGHGGRGADVIVEAVPNLNTLIDFRYQQHFKAARGRDGSGDNRTGKSGEATIIKVPVGTQIFEDDRKTLIADLSRPGQRVRLAKGGDGGFGNAHYKSSTNQAPRRADPGWPGQEIWVWLRLKLIADAGLIGLPNAGKSTLLAAVTRARPKIADYPFTTLHPNLGVVHQDAREFIIADIPGLIEGAHEGAGLGTRFLGHVERCAVLLHMIDATQDDVAGAWRTVRAELKGHGQGLDEKSEIVGLSKIDALPPEDIAAKIAELSEACGAPVMAFSAISGKGLADVLRVMATHVDEARALRHARGEAEGDASDEAMRDVTGIDHGYNRPSAVVDWEDAPFDDDDDDDGDESGDKGQWTR from the coding sequence ATGAAGTTCCTCGACCAAGCCAAGATCTTCGTCAAAAGCGGTGATGGCGGGAACGGCTGCGTCGCCTTCCGTCGGGAAAAGAACATCGAGTTCGGCGGGCCCGATGGCGGCCATGGCGGACGGGGCGCCGACGTGATCGTCGAAGCCGTGCCCAATCTCAACACCCTGATCGATTTTCGCTATCAGCAGCATTTCAAGGCGGCGCGCGGTCGCGACGGCTCGGGCGACAACCGCACCGGCAAGTCGGGCGAGGCCACGATCATCAAGGTCCCCGTCGGCACCCAGATCTTCGAAGACGACCGCAAGACGCTGATCGCCGATCTGTCGCGCCCGGGTCAGCGGGTGCGTCTGGCCAAGGGCGGTGACGGCGGCTTTGGCAACGCCCATTACAAAAGCTCGACCAATCAGGCGCCGCGCCGCGCCGATCCCGGCTGGCCGGGCCAGGAGATCTGGGTGTGGCTGCGCCTGAAGCTGATCGCCGACGCCGGGTTGATCGGCTTGCCCAACGCCGGCAAATCGACCCTGCTGGCCGCCGTCACCCGCGCCCGGCCCAAGATCGCCGATTACCCCTTCACCACGCTGCACCCCAATCTTGGCGTCGTCCACCAGGACGCCCGCGAGTTCATCATCGCCGATATTCCCGGGCTGATCGAAGGCGCCCATGAAGGCGCCGGTCTCGGCACCCGCTTTCTGGGCCATGTCGAGCGCTGCGCCGTGCTGCTCCATATGATCGACGCCACCCAGGATGACGTGGCCGGGGCGTGGCGCACCGTGCGCGCCGAACTGAAGGGGCATGGCCAGGGGCTGGACGAGAAGTCCGAGATCGTCGGCCTGTCGAAGATCGACGCCTTGCCGCCCGAGGACATCGCCGCCAAGATCGCCGAACTCTCCGAGGCCTGCGGCGCCCCGGTGATGGCCTTCTCGGCGATTTCGGGCAAGGGACTGGCCGATGTGCTGCGCGTGATGGCGACCCATGTCGACGAGGCCCGGGCGCTGCGCCATGCGCGCGGCGAGGCCGAGGGCGACGCCTCCGACGAGGCGATGCGCGATGTCACCGGCATCGACCACGGCTATAACCGCCCCAGCGCGGTCGTCGATTGGGAAGACGCACCCTTCGATGACGATGACGACGACGATGGGGACGAGAGCGGAGACAAGGGACAGTGGACACGCTGA
- the rpmA gene encoding 50S ribosomal protein L27 has protein sequence MAHKKAGGSSRNGRDSEGRRLGVKKFGGEIVVSGNIILRQRGTKYHPGANVGLGKDHTIFATTPGNVKFHKGFRGRMFVSVVAEA, from the coding sequence ATGGCTCATAAAAAGGCCGGCGGCAGTTCCCGCAACGGACGCGACTCCGAAGGCCGTCGCCTGGGCGTCAAGAAGTTCGGCGGCGAAATCGTCGTATCCGGCAACATCATCCTGCGCCAGCGCGGCACCAAGTACCATCCGGGTGCCAATGTCGGTCTGGGCAAGGACCACACCATTTTCGCCACCACTCCGGGCAATGTGAAGTTCCACAAGGGCTTCCGCGGTCGGATGTTCGTTTCGGTGGTCGCGGAAGCGTAA
- the rplU gene encoding 50S ribosomal protein L21 encodes MFAVIKTGGKQYKVAENDVIDIEKLEADEGATVEFDSVLALGDTVGLPTIAGAKVTGEVLSQFRGEKVIIFKKHRRQNYRRKNGHRQFLTRVRITGFAGV; translated from the coding sequence ATGTTCGCGGTCATCAAGACGGGCGGCAAGCAATACAAGGTCGCCGAGAACGACGTCATCGACATCGAGAAGCTCGAGGCCGACGAGGGCGCGACCGTGGAGTTTGACTCCGTGCTCGCTCTCGGCGACACCGTCGGTCTTCCGACCATCGCGGGCGCCAAGGTCACCGGCGAAGTTCTGTCCCAGTTCCGCGGCGAGAAGGTTATCATCTTCAAGAAGCATCGCCGTCAGAACTACCGGCGCAAGAACGGCCACCGCCAGTTCCTCACTCGGGTTCGCATCACCGGCTTCGCCGGCGTCTGA
- a CDS encoding cytochrome b/b6 domain-containing protein, which produces MTIPTPLAEPAAPNEIAVWDLLVRLAHWSVVIAFAIAYLSEDDALTLHTVAGYAIALIVSLRVIWGFIGSPHARFSDFVKRPAEVIAYLRSVPSGTGKRFIGHNPAGGAMAVALLLGLAATTLSGMATLAEQKHQGPLAPFYSVSAPATAGVSIIAPARADDDGDARRGGEHRKKSAAKEVHEFFANAMLVLIALHLTGVVLSSRGHHENLIRAMITGRKRP; this is translated from the coding sequence ATGACTATCCCCACCCCCCTTGCCGAACCGGCGGCGCCCAATGAAATCGCCGTTTGGGATCTGTTGGTCCGCCTTGCCCACTGGAGCGTCGTCATCGCCTTCGCCATCGCCTACCTGAGCGAAGACGACGCGCTGACCCTTCATACCGTCGCCGGCTATGCCATCGCCCTGATCGTCAGCCTGCGGGTGATCTGGGGCTTTATCGGTTCGCCCCATGCCCGCTTCAGCGATTTCGTCAAACGCCCGGCCGAGGTGATCGCCTATTTGCGCAGTGTGCCATCGGGCACGGGCAAGCGTTTCATCGGCCATAACCCGGCTGGCGGCGCCATGGCCGTGGCTTTGCTTCTTGGCCTAGCCGCGACCACCCTCAGCGGCATGGCGACCCTGGCCGAGCAAAAGCACCAGGGACCGCTGGCGCCTTTCTACAGCGTCAGCGCCCCGGCCACCGCCGGAGTATCGATCATCGCCCCCGCCCGCGCCGATGACGACGGCGACGCCAGGAGGGGCGGCGAACACCGCAAAAAAAGTGCTGCCAAGGAAGTCCACGAGTTTTTCGCCAATGCCATGCTCGTCCTCATCGCCCTTCATCTCACCGGCGTGGTTCTCTCCAGCCGCGGCCATCATGAGAATTTGATCCGGGCGATGATCACCGGCCGCAAGCGCCCCTAA
- a CDS encoding YgaP family membrane protein, which translates to MTSNVGTIDRILRIAFGAALIAATLTGTIGVWGWIGIVPVLGGLVGWCPAYSLLGINTKGKAA; encoded by the coding sequence ATGACCAGCAATGTCGGCACCATCGACCGCATCCTTCGCATCGCTTTCGGCGCCGCCCTGATCGCGGCCACCCTGACCGGCACCATCGGTGTCTGGGGCTGGATCGGCATCGTGCCGGTTCTGGGCGGGTTGGTCGGCTGGTGCCCGGCCTATAGCCTGCTTGGCATCAACACCAAGGGCAAAGCCGCCTGA
- a CDS encoding Crp/Fnr family transcriptional regulator, with translation MTPAFRLPGLAELDAESARVFAGAARSVQVPAGTILFRTGARCESYVLVVSGAIRVHRTSPGGREIVLYRVEGGQSCVLTTNCLIAARDYDAEGVAETDVEMIALPAPTFRRLLAASEAFRDFVFAAYASRLSDLLLLIEEVAFGRIDVRLAGWLAARGDQPIAITHQDLAVELGTAREVISRQLKDFERRGWVDLGRGIIAPRDPQALRHLAEGV, from the coding sequence ATGACGCCCGCCTTCCGCCTTCCGGGCCTTGCCGAGCTCGACGCCGAATCCGCGCGGGTTTTCGCGGGGGCGGCGCGGAGCGTTCAGGTTCCGGCCGGCACCATCTTGTTTCGCACCGGCGCGCGCTGCGAAAGCTATGTGCTGGTGGTTAGCGGGGCGATCCGCGTCCATCGCACCTCGCCGGGCGGGCGGGAAATCGTGCTCTATCGGGTTGAAGGCGGGCAGAGCTGTGTTCTAACCACCAACTGCCTGATCGCCGCCCGCGATTACGACGCCGAGGGCGTCGCCGAAACCGATGTCGAGATGATCGCCCTACCGGCGCCAACTTTCCGCCGCTTGCTGGCCGCTTCGGAAGCCTTTCGCGATTTCGTCTTTGCGGCCTATGCCAGCCGGCTGTCGGATCTGCTGCTGTTGATCGAAGAGGTGGCCTTTGGCCGTATCGATGTTCGGCTGGCCGGCTGGCTGGCCGCCCGCGGCGATCAGCCGATCGCCATCACCCATCAAGACCTCGCGGTGGAATTGGGAACGGCGCGGGAGGTCATCAGCCGCCAGTTGAAGGATTTCGAGCGCCGCGGCTGGGTCGACCTGGGGCGCGGCATAATCGCTCCGCGCGATCCACAGGCTTTGCGCCACTTGGCCGAGGGTGTGTGA
- a CDS encoding type II toxin-antitoxin system HipA family toxin, which translates to MTSERQAGGFDGEAAPREAYVWLWLPGHHEPVVAGRLVRDGDMHVFNYGRSYLERGDARPIYLPELPLVRGALLPQAPLDMAGALRDAAPDAWGRRVIINRLMGLKGVGAHAVEFDELTYLLHSGSDRIGALDFQTSPDRYRPREAENATLEELLEAAERVDRGEPIPPALDKALFHGSSIGGARPKALIEDGQEKFIAKFSATNDTYAIVKAEYVAMRLAKEAAGLTVAAVRLVKANGKDVLLVKRFDRERTGAGWTRRAMVSALTLLGLSEMQARYASYHDLTDIIRARFTEPRDSLRELYGRMVFNVLSGNTDDHARNHAAFWNGESLALTPAYDLCPQQRTGREANQAMLIGQEDRRSRLETCRLAASAFLLNDVEARALIHAQIDAIGAAWDGICDEADLSKIDRAFLWRRQFLNDYAFEGFGR; encoded by the coding sequence ATGACTTCTGAACGGCAAGCCGGCGGTTTCGATGGGGAAGCGGCCCCACGGGAAGCCTATGTTTGGCTCTGGTTACCAGGACATCACGAACCGGTTGTCGCCGGTCGGCTTGTCCGTGACGGCGACATGCACGTCTTCAACTATGGTCGTTCTTATTTGGAACGCGGCGACGCCCGTCCGATTTATCTGCCGGAATTGCCCCTGGTCCGCGGCGCCCTGCTGCCGCAAGCGCCTCTCGACATGGCGGGAGCCTTGCGCGACGCCGCCCCTGACGCCTGGGGGCGGCGGGTGATTATCAACCGGCTAATGGGTCTGAAGGGCGTGGGCGCCCACGCCGTCGAGTTCGACGAACTGACTTATTTGCTCCATTCGGGCTCGGACCGCATCGGCGCGCTGGACTTCCAGACATCACCGGACCGCTATCGGCCGCGGGAGGCCGAGAATGCGACGCTGGAGGAATTACTTGAAGCGGCCGAGCGCGTTGACCGGGGAGAGCCCATTCCTCCGGCCCTGGACAAGGCGTTGTTTCATGGCAGTTCAATCGGCGGAGCGCGTCCGAAGGCCTTGATCGAGGATGGCCAAGAGAAGTTCATCGCCAAATTCTCAGCGACCAACGATACCTACGCTATCGTCAAGGCCGAGTATGTGGCGATGCGGCTGGCGAAAGAGGCCGCCGGCCTCACTGTCGCGGCAGTCCGGCTGGTCAAGGCCAATGGCAAGGACGTTTTGCTGGTCAAACGCTTCGACCGCGAGCGAACTGGCGCGGGATGGACGCGGCGCGCCATGGTCTCGGCACTGACCCTTTTGGGCCTTTCTGAAATGCAGGCGCGGTATGCGAGCTATCACGATCTTACCGACATCATTCGCGCCCGCTTCACCGAGCCAAGGGACAGCTTGCGCGAGCTTTACGGGCGGATGGTTTTCAACGTGCTTTCGGGCAATACGGATGATCACGCCCGCAACCATGCCGCCTTTTGGAATGGCGAATCCCTGGCACTGACGCCCGCCTATGACCTCTGCCCCCAGCAACGAACAGGACGGGAAGCCAATCAAGCCATGCTGATCGGACAGGAGGATCGCCGCAGCCGTCTGGAAACCTGCCGGCTCGCGGCCTCAGCCTTTCTGCTGAACGACGTAGAGGCCCGTGCCCTTATCCATGCGCAGATCGACGCTATCGGCGCGGCCTGGGACGGTATTTGCGATGAAGCGGACCTTAGCAAGATCGACCGCGCCTTCCTGTGGCGACGGCAGTTTTTGAATGACTACGCATTTGAGGGGTTTGGAAGGTAG
- a CDS encoding helix-turn-helix transcriptional regulator → MAAHPRTYSRATREALVLMGGKIRLARKQRKMSEADLAARIGIARSTLQLIEKGSPKAEIGLVFEAAHLVGIPLFVAEPSTLAAQIARIEDQLALLPHSIRRPRTEVKDDF, encoded by the coding sequence ATGGCGGCCCATCCTCGAACCTATTCCCGCGCGACGCGGGAAGCGCTCGTTCTCATGGGCGGGAAGATCCGCCTTGCCCGCAAACAGCGCAAAATGTCCGAAGCCGATCTCGCCGCGCGCATCGGTATCGCCCGCAGCACCTTGCAGCTTATCGAAAAAGGAAGCCCGAAAGCGGAAATTGGTCTCGTCTTTGAGGCTGCCCATCTCGTTGGTATTCCGCTGTTCGTAGCCGAGCCCTCCACACTCGCCGCACAGATTGCCCGAATCGAGGACCAACTCGCGCTGTTGCCTCACTCGATCCGCCGCCCCCGAACAGAGGTGAAGGATGACTTCTGA
- a CDS encoding AAA family ATPase, which translates to MTAQQSALPSSARLILFAGLPGVGKTTIARALAERLGAVYLRIDTLEQEILSSGLLAPGTDIGPAGYRLACRLAADNLRLGQRVIIDSVNPLAITRQAYRAVAAEAGVDYLEVEVVCSDAEEHRRRVETRSGDIPGHILPSWRQVIERTYEPWDSQPLVLDTATLGIAAGTTEILRALGMAGGISGDSAEDSAGR; encoded by the coding sequence CCCAACAATCCGCCCTCCCCTCCTCGGCGCGCCTGATCCTCTTCGCCGGGCTGCCCGGCGTTGGCAAGACAACGATCGCCCGGGCTTTGGCCGAGCGCCTGGGCGCGGTCTACCTGCGCATCGACACCCTCGAGCAAGAGATCCTCTCCTCGGGTCTGCTGGCGCCCGGCACCGATATCGGCCCGGCCGGCTATCGGCTGGCCTGCCGGCTGGCGGCTGATAATCTGCGGCTGGGGCAAAGGGTCATCATCGATTCGGTCAATCCGCTGGCGATCACCCGTCAAGCCTATCGGGCGGTGGCGGCCGAGGCCGGGGTTGATTATCTCGAGGTCGAGGTCGTGTGTTCCGACGCCGAAGAACACCGCCGCCGCGTTGAAACCCGCTCCGGCGATATCCCCGGCCATATCCTGCCCTCCTGGCGACAGGTCATCGAGCGGACCTATGAACCCTGGGATAGCCAGCCGCTGGTTCTCGATACCGCCACCCTGGGCATCGCCGCCGGCACCACGGAAATCCTGCGCGCCCTTGGCATGGCCGGGGGCATTTCCGGGGATAGCGCTGAGGACAGTGCCGGACGATAG